ATCATCACAATGCCAGGCCATGTGCCAGCATCCCAGTTTAGCTACAATTGTTTCCTTTTTGTGGCTACTCGAGCCCAAAGTTTCCAGAATACTTTATTACGGAGTGGAGTTTTAGAAATGGGATTATTGGgtcaaaagatacaaagaactttATAGCCCCTGCTCTGTATTTCCAGAGACCCGGGGCGCAGTTGGCACCTGCAGATTTGCCCTGATCACCTGTTAGTCGTTGATTAACCTTTTGCCCGACGGCTGGAGAGCCTCTTGCAAAAAAAGAGGCCCACTGGGTGCGAGCCCGCCCGCGGGGCCCGGCCGCGTTGGGGGAGCTCGGCGGCCCCTGCCGCGGGGGGCCCTTTGTGAcgcggcggggcggggcgcggggTGCGCGCGGCAGAGCGGGGGCGCCATGGCCGAGGCGCGGGAGGTCCTGCTGCAGCTGCAGAAGGACAACCGCGACGGGCGCCTGCGGAAGCGCGAGCTGGAGGAGCTGCTGCGCGGGCTGGAGGCCGAGGGCGAGGGCCTCACGGCGCGCCTGCAGGACCTGCGCGAGCGCGAGCGCGGGTGCGCGCCCTGGGACCCTGGGGTGGGCGCCCCTCGGGCCCTGCCCTCCCCGCCCTCGTGGCGGGGCGCGGCGGCTGCTGCGGGTGGACGTGCGGGAGCCCggccccagcctcagtttcccctctgcaGCCTGCAGCGGAGGCAGAACCAGGCGGCGCGGGCTCTGTGCGGGGAGGCGCGCGAGGCGGAGCGGGGGCGCGCGCAGCGGGCGCTGGGGCTGCTGCAGGCGGCCGAGCAGCACAAGCGGGATCTGGTGCGGGGCCCGACATGGGGCGGGGGCTTGGGGGGCGTCTTGGGGAGGGCGGCGGGGTGGCCgcgtggggagggtggggggcgtCTCGGGGAGGGCCGGACCGCCCCCCGCGGCCTTTCCGCAGGAGCTGCGCAACCGGCAGCTGCAGGAGCAGTGGGAGGAGCTGTCCAGCCAGGTAGGCGCGCTTGGCCCCGCCCCGCCGCGGAGAGCCCCACCCCCGCCCCTGGAGCCCCGCAAACTCCGTCCTCCCCCTCCCCGCAGCTCTTCTACTACGGAGGGGCGCAGCTGAGTCAGCAGCTCGCGGAGCAGCGGCTCGGGGCGCAGCGGGCCGCGCTGCAGGTGCTGGGCGGGGCCCCTGAGGAAGCCCggtgggcggggcctgggcggGGCGGGGCCCGATGTCCCGGGGGCGGGGTCTGGGCGGGGCGGGGCCCGATGTCCTGGGGGCGGGGGCCTGGGGCGGGGCCCGATGtcctgggggcggggcctggggcgaGGCGGGGCCCGATGtcctgggggcggggcctgggcgggGCCCGATGTCCCGGGGGCGGGGcccgggcggggcggggccctGACAGCCCTCGGCTTCCcgggaagcagcagctggagcTCATGGAGACCAAGCACGCGATGCAGGCGGAGGCCCTGCGGCAGGTGCGCGCGGAGCCCCGGGCAAGAGCAGGAGGGCGGGGAGGGGCGTGTGCCGCCGAGGCTAATCGGGGCTGCCCGCACCCCAGGGCGCGCAGCGGACGCAGGAAGCCTGGTTCAGCTTCCAGGAGCAGAGCGGCGTCCTGCAGGTGGGTCCCGCCCCGCGCCCCCCTCCCGGCCGCTCCCCCCGCCCCAGCACTGGGGCCTCACACTAACCCCCACCCGTCCCGCACCCCAAGGAGCTGCAGGGGAAGGTGATGGAGGCGGCGGCCGCGCTGGACGCCGCGCGCAGCGCCCCGGAACCGTAAGGGGGTCGGGGCCGTTGGGGGGCGGCGGGGCGGCTGCGCGTGGGCGGGCAGGTGCCCACCTGGAGCCCCCGCACGCGCAGGTGGGAGCCGCGGCCTCGCCAGGTGCAGGACGGCGCGGGCTCGCTCATGGAGGAGGTGGCCAAGGCCGACTGCGTGAGCGCGGGCGCGCGGCCCGGAGGGGGAGACCCGTATCCGGTGGGCGGTGCGCCTCCTCTTTCGGGGTCCCGCACCCCCAGCTCCCCGCCCCCTCCCGCCCCGCCCGAGCCGGACGCCCGCTCCCTCCCGCCCCCCGCAGGACAAGGGTCTCTTCGCCGGCTCCCGCTGCAGCGGCCTCAGGTGAGCGGGGGCTCGGGGCAGCGTGCGGGGCTGGGGGTCCGCGCTTGCCCCCGCCGGGGTGTCCCTAGCCGCCGCCTGCCCGTCTCGCTGTCTCCGCAGGCCGTGGGCGCTGGGCGCGCTGCAGGCGCTGCTGCTGCTCCCGCTCGGCCTCCTGGCGCTGCCGCTGCTCCGCCCGGCCCCCGCGCCGCCCCGCGCGCCCCGCCGCCTCCCGCGCCCCGCCTCGGCCGCCGCGCTCCGCCGCCTGCGCTACACGCTGGCCCCGCTGCTGCAGCTGCGCCCGCGCCGGCTCCTGCCCTGCTAGATCACGCCTGGCCGCGGCCCACCTCCGCCTCCCGTGTGGTTTTTGGGGCGCCTggaggggggctgggggtgggggaacgtCAGGGGGTGTCGGGGGACCCCGGGGCCTGTGCGCCCCGGAGCTGCCCCGGGAGCCAGTCCCGCAGCCTGGGAGCGGCTCATTTCCAAATGCCTCttgtctttcttcctctcttttccttccttaccttcctcttttccatttttatttccctccttttcttttcttctctcttccttccctcctctttctcccccttttcttccttctttccttccctcttactttctgtctccttccctcctttccttttttctttccctttcctcttcctttctcttatttccttccttccctttttctcttttcttctatcctccctccctttccttctttttctttcttcccttctcttccttccctccctccttttcttcctttctttcctaacttcctcctcctccctttctcccgCTTTCTCTTTCGTTTGTCttggtgtgtgggggggaggcCGCTCCGGGGCACCTGTCCATGTCCTCTGTCCCTTGGGCTCCCGTGGTCCTGCCGCCCACTCCGAGTGTCCCAGTCGCCCTGGTAACGCGCTGCCCGCTGCCCGCTTGTCGGGGAACCTTTTTTATGGGAAACGACTGCTTTTAGCGGCTTTCCCCTTGGGTGCCACCTCCTGTGCTGCAGACGCCATTTCATGATTTGGCCGGACAGCCCTCCGGGCATCTCCTCCTGCACTAGGCCGTGGGGTTTTGCTGCGGGCTCTTTTGGTTACATCTCCTTATGGAATCCTGTGTATCTCGTTTTATCACACTTGAAAAATGGGTTTTGTGTCCTAAAAAATCCTCTGTCACTTGGAAGTCAAAGACaatctcttagtttctgtttttgacATTTAGAGGTGTCATCTGGGGAGAATTTATGTTGGTGTCCTTTGTGCGAGAGGACTCTAagtttacttttttcccccaagtGGAAAGCCAGTTTCCCTACCATTCTTTGTTGAATAATACGCTTGTGCTTTTTTACCTAATAAAACTTGctggctttttggggggaggggggaagaggCAAGTGCCCTCCTTTTTAAGTTACGTGGCTCTAAAAGGGCATATGACATCCTATGCCCTTCCCAAGGCAAGCTGGCTGCTGACTCTTTGGGGACATTTTCTGTAATTATTAGGGGCTGCAGAACGCGGCTCTGCTGACCCAGAACCCTTTGTTCCTGTCCTCCGCGTGGGTGACGATGTTGTCCCCTAGTGTCCTGCATTTCTATggacttttttttcccagttgatATAAGTGAATTCTGTGTCCTCACCGTGGGGTGCAGGAGGGGACCCCCCCAGGGGGACGGGCCCGTGACTGGGCCTCACGACGGGTGTTTGGGCTGATGCTGAGGATTTGCTGTTACAACCAGGGCTTCCGTGAAAAGCCACATCGTTTTGTGTTTTGCCCGAGACCCTAGAAGTCGTGGGTCAAAGGGTAACTGCAGACATAATATGGCTGGGTCTTGCCATGTTCTAGCTCCCAGATTTTGTGGCCAGTCTGATGGGTGAGAAACGCCCCCTtagtgtagttttaatttgcacttccctgaAGTCACCATggagcctgttttttttttttttttttaatttaagggtgagctgtgtttctttttctggagaCTGCTTCTGTCATTTGCTCATTTCAAAAATGACAGGCTTGTAGGGccttctctccctcagttttccAAAGCTCTTTCAGGGCAGGGGTTTCACTTTGAGTCGTAAGTAGTaaatgtctctctgtctcttgccATCCATGACTTTTTTTGGGGTGACGGTGGTGGGGTAACAGCCTATTTTCCTTCACTGCATCTGGGTTTGTTAGGAGAGGTGTTTTCCACTTCCAGGTAAACAAGTGGGAATACTTGTGtggttttgtcatttatttcagtCTCAGGTCTGTTTGGAATTTTAAGCTTATCTGCCTGAGGGAggatctgttttttttccttgctggTGTCCAGAAAGTCCATCTTGCCCCCACCGATTTCGATGCCCCTTCAAAATCGACGTTTTCTGTGTGCACTTGGTCTGTCCGCTCACCACTGGAATCGCGCCCCTGAACCCGGCAGATCTGCACGTGGTGTGTTTTTGTGTCCGGCACAGCTCACCCCTCTTAGCGTTTTCCGTGACATTCTTTGTTTATTCCTCCATTTGGATTTGATCATCAATTTGTCCAGCTTCAAAGAACTTGCTCAGTATTTCTGTTGTGATCTAATAAATTTAAGGAGATCCGCTTTTATAACTTAGTCTTCCCATCTGAGAAACGTGTGCATTTGCTTGTGCAAGGGGCCTTTTTGACTTTTTGGGGGTGTGTTCCCATTTCCCTTGTATGTTAGGCACTGCCGGAGGCCTGCCTAGAGCTATTCACCATTCTTTTGTCACTGTCTGTGGGGTCTTCTCCATTTTGTCTGTTCTGCTTTTTATTTAGGAAGGCTATTGGTATCCGTGGGTTCATTTTTTATCCTGCCTTCCCACTGATTCTTTGCCTGAATCCTATTACCATGGTTTTACCTGCCCCTGGCAACTGTTACGCACTAAGTGATTTCTGATCCGAGGCCACCTGCTCTGGCTCCCCTCGGTTTAGTGGGGCTCCCCAGAAGGCAGGGCCTGTGTTTCACCACAAGGACCGTCCGTCAGCTCCTGTGTCAGTCAGTGGACTTGGTAAACCCGAGTGTTGACCCAAATTCCTTTTTGATCCCTGGAGACAGATTGTTTTCCTTAGCTGTGTTGATAACATGGATTATATTGGGATTATATTGATGGACTTCTTAGTATGGAATCACCCTTGCATTCTTGGAGTAACCACTTGGTTTATAATGTGCTGTTTGAGTCTGATCactagtattttaatattttttgctttGATGTTTATTGTAAGGttggtctttaattttttctcagCTGTACTCTGTCAGGTGTTCacagaattttttcatttcactgtCCTTTCATGAGACTGGTTTCCTCCTTGCTTTTATTTTACCTGCCTCTTAACCAACCTTagacctttgtttttttttttaatctcagtgaCATTATTTCTATGTGTTCTCTGCAGTTCCCCCTTCCCCCCGGACTTTGGGGCTTTACTGCCGACCCCCTGGGGGCTGGGAGACACGAGTGGTCGCAGATTTGAGAGTCGCGGAGGAGAGTCCTTGAAAACGAGCACGAGGGGGAGGCCGGGCAGGGAGGGCCGGACCTGGGGGGTGAGGACCCGGGGCTGTGCCCGTGGGGGCTGGAAGAGAGCACGGGGCGCCCCAACCTCGCAGCAGGAGAGGCCGTGAGGAAACGAGTGTCTGCAGTGCGGAGAATAAACCTTCCCT
The sequence above is drawn from the Choloepus didactylus isolate mChoDid1 chromosome 23 unlocalized genomic scaffold, mChoDid1.pri SUPER_23_unloc1, whole genome shotgun sequence genome and encodes:
- the TMEM191C gene encoding transmembrane protein 191C isoform X1 codes for the protein MAEAREVLLQLQKDNRDGRLRKRELEELLRGLEAEGEGLTARLQDLRERERGLQRRQNQAARALCGEAREAERGRAQRALGLLQAAEQHKRDLELRNRQLQEQWEELSSQLFYYGGAQLSQQLAEQRLGAQRAALQQLELMETKHAMQAEALRQGAQRTQEAWFSFQEQSGVLQELQGKVMEAAAALDAARSAPEPWEPRPRQVQDGAGSLMEEVAKADCDKGLFAGSRCSGLRKSILPPPISMPLQNRRFLCALGLSAHHWNRAPEPGRSARGVFLCPAQLTPLSVFRDILCLFLHLDLIINLSSFKELAQYFCCDLINLRRSAFIT
- the TMEM191C gene encoding transmembrane protein 191C isoform X2, translating into MAEAREVLLQLQKDNRDGRLRKRELEELLRGLEAEGEGLTARLQDLRERERGLQRRQNQAARALCGEAREAERGRAQRALGLLQAAEQHKRDLELRNRQLQEQWEELSSQLFYYGGAQLSQQLAEQRLGAQRAALQQLELMETKHAMQAEALRQGAQRTQEAWFSFQEQSGVLQELQGKVMEAAAALDAARSAPEPWEPRPRQVQDGAGSLMEEVAKADCDKGLFAGSRCSGLRPWALGALQALLLLPLGLLALPLLRPAPAPPRAPRRLPRPASAAALRRLRYTLAPLLQLRPRRLLPC